The Candidatus Zixiibacteriota bacterium genome includes a window with the following:
- a CDS encoding phosphatase PAP2 family protein: MQSNRSAFNILILSIIIASAVSFAWGTSAFAGDILTTQGLSSFYQSPSPTDYIHQMSFLRNPSNEPSNRPFILHQLYDDIVYLVTQRDFYGIVGGIAAAPSVFSPSFRRESPEFTELWGPSMFADNFFEVGETIGNGAFPVAASVLSWGIGEAAGSQRLSEFGSDLFRAQAVNGFLTIALKASINRTRPNGGSYSYPSGHTSSAFAAASTVYADFGKTWGIPAFVLAGYVGLSRLQEGRHYVSDVVAGGILGTYVSLKLARRKKSENKISIAPLINDGVVGFSFAMRF, from the coding sequence ATGCAGTCAAATCGAAGCGCGTTCAACATCCTAATCCTATCGATCATTATTGCTTCCGCTGTTAGCTTTGCTTGGGGAACATCTGCATTCGCAGGTGACATTCTCACCACTCAGGGACTCAGTTCTTTTTATCAGTCCCCATCGCCAACGGACTACATACATCAAATGAGCTTCTTGCGTAATCCAAGCAATGAGCCTTCCAATCGACCATTCATCTTGCACCAGCTATACGACGACATTGTATACTTGGTTACACAACGTGACTTCTATGGCATTGTAGGCGGAATCGCTGCAGCCCCGTCTGTCTTCTCTCCTTCCTTCCGCCGAGAATCTCCCGAGTTCACCGAGCTGTGGGGGCCCTCGATGTTTGCAGACAATTTCTTCGAAGTTGGAGAAACTATTGGTAATGGCGCCTTTCCCGTTGCTGCATCTGTGCTATCATGGGGTATTGGCGAAGCAGCCGGTTCCCAGCGATTGAGTGAATTCGGCTCTGACCTCTTCCGGGCCCAAGCTGTCAACGGATTTTTAACTATAGCTCTAAAGGCCAGTATCAACAGAACTAGACCAAACGGAGGATCCTACTCATATCCTTCAGGCCACACGTCGTCTGCTTTCGCAGCCGCGAGTACAGTATATGCCGATTTCGGCAAGACATGGGGTATCCCGGCTTTTGTCTTGGCCGGTTATGTAGGCTTGTCCCGACTTCAGGAAGGCAGGCATTATGTGAGTGATGTTGTCGCTGGGGGAATTCTCGGAACCTATGTGTCATTGAAGCTGGCGCGACGGAAGAAGTCCGAAAACAAAATCTCGATTGCTCCACTGATAAATGACGGTGTAGTTGGTTTTTCGTTTGCCATGAGGTTTTAG
- a CDS encoding glycosyltransferase family 39 protein: MINRFSRKQLRTSLPMMFNSITQGGVGLIWLIIAVAVLVRLVFMGMLNLLPEEAYYWNYAQHLDIGYLDHPPMVAWLIHLSETVLGRSEFSVRLPAFLGWFGLAYFMFRLSVVIVGRSTGKVVLLLLVTLPIYMSVGFLMTPDAPFYVCWASALYFLAKSLTQNQSRAWYAAGVFLGLGLLSKYTMGLIIPATLGYMLIDRESRRWFRKPQPYIALVIGLLLFSPVLYWNAEHQWMSFAFQGTRRWSGGMDFHLHILIGSILVLLSPLGFYEAVRVIWDVGRRRIAIKQDDLQHYRQYLFLLTFSVVPLAVFMIHSIQGQPKLNWTGPVWLSLLPLIAARIHGIEIWHNKSTGGSLARCWLVTASILVVFYAAGFTYMVGGMPGIEKESGMKFPIAWKIFGDKVEEIETRLEDSTGTEPIIIGLDKYWLASQANFYDPDHNTDIDSLQEIGGQNLIGRNGLMWATWVTPESINGRDALLISFGESQLNQTSIVEHFADLGMINTERLYNYDGEVGHFYWRVGYRYTSKALQETRPLAL; the protein is encoded by the coding sequence GTGATCAATAGATTTTCACGAAAACAGCTTCGAACATCATTACCGATGATGTTCAATTCAATAACTCAGGGAGGTGTCGGTCTTATCTGGCTGATAATCGCTGTTGCCGTACTGGTCAGGCTCGTTTTCATGGGAATGCTGAATCTCCTCCCCGAAGAGGCCTACTACTGGAATTACGCCCAGCACCTGGATATCGGTTACCTGGACCACCCGCCTATGGTAGCGTGGCTTATTCATCTATCCGAAACAGTCCTCGGACGCAGCGAATTCTCGGTCCGTCTGCCGGCGTTTCTTGGCTGGTTTGGACTGGCCTATTTCATGTTTCGACTTTCTGTTGTTATTGTCGGAAGGTCTACGGGCAAAGTAGTGCTTCTGCTCCTCGTGACACTACCCATATATATGTCAGTCGGATTCCTTATGACGCCTGATGCTCCTTTCTACGTGTGTTGGGCGAGTGCCCTTTATTTTCTCGCAAAATCCCTGACACAAAATCAGTCTCGAGCCTGGTACGCTGCCGGTGTCTTTCTCGGTCTGGGTTTATTGTCAAAATACACCATGGGGCTGATTATACCCGCGACACTTGGGTATATGTTAATTGACAGAGAATCCCGTAGATGGTTCCGAAAACCTCAACCTTACATTGCTCTTGTCATTGGGTTGCTTCTTTTTTCGCCTGTGCTCTACTGGAATGCTGAACACCAATGGATGTCATTTGCCTTTCAGGGAACGCGACGATGGTCAGGAGGAATGGACTTCCATCTGCACATTCTGATCGGAAGCATACTGGTACTTCTCAGTCCGCTTGGATTCTACGAGGCTGTGCGAGTTATATGGGACGTCGGCAGGCGTCGAATAGCGATAAAGCAGGATGACCTGCAGCACTATAGGCAATACCTTTTCCTTCTGACATTCTCAGTTGTGCCGCTTGCTGTATTCATGATTCACAGTATCCAGGGACAACCGAAACTCAATTGGACCGGGCCGGTGTGGCTATCCCTCCTTCCGCTGATAGCAGCGAGGATTCACGGAATCGAGATATGGCACAACAAATCGACCGGCGGTTCGCTTGCTCGATGCTGGCTTGTTACAGCAAGTATCTTGGTCGTGTTCTACGCCGCCGGTTTTACTTATATGGTTGGTGGAATGCCGGGAATTGAAAAAGAAAGCGGAATGAAGTTCCCAATAGCGTGGAAAATCTTTGGCGATAAGGTCGAGGAAATCGAGACTCGTCTCGAAGACAGCACCGGTACCGAACCGATCATAATTGGTCTTGATAAGTACTGGCTGGCCAGTCAGGCAAACTTCTATGATCCCGATCATAATACTGACATCGATAGTCTTCAGGAAATCGGTGGGCAGAATCTCATCGGAAGGAATGGACTGATGTGGGCCACTTGGGTTACACCGGAGTCCATCAACGGTCGGGATGCGTTGCTCATCAGCTTTGGAGAAAGCCAACTAAACCAAACTTCAATTGTCGAACATTTCGCTGATTTGGGCATGATAAACACTGAACGGCTCTACAACTATGATGGTGAAGTAGGGCATTTCTATTGGCGGGTTGGCTATAGATACACATCGAAAGCACTACAAGAGACCAGACCTTTGGCTCTTTGA
- a CDS encoding response regulator transcription factor translates to MRVLLIEDEKHVADAIAKNLKAEAFAVDIARDGENGEELAKINDYDVIVLDLMLPGQDGWETCSHLRRDGLLIPILMLTALDDVTDKVRGLDSGADDYLTKPFHFSELLARIRSLIRRHSTVRSTEIEQFGLKLDLKTHKAYREGQEISLSAKEFALLELFMLHPNHILTRQAISEHLWDMNFDPRSNVIESFVRFLRKKIDHGFKHPLIHTERGAGYIFSDANANSEKNDHDS, encoded by the coding sequence ATGCGCGTGTTGCTGATAGAAGATGAAAAGCACGTGGCTGATGCGATTGCTAAGAACTTGAAGGCTGAAGCTTTCGCGGTCGATATAGCCCGTGACGGAGAGAATGGCGAAGAACTGGCGAAAATAAATGACTACGATGTCATTGTGTTAGACCTCATGTTGCCAGGCCAGGACGGTTGGGAGACTTGTAGCCATCTTCGGCGCGATGGGTTGTTGATTCCCATACTGATGCTCACTGCTTTGGACGATGTCACGGACAAAGTCCGGGGACTGGATTCCGGGGCTGACGATTATCTAACCAAGCCATTTCATTTTAGTGAGTTACTCGCTCGGATACGTTCCCTCATCAGGCGACATTCTACCGTACGATCCACAGAAATTGAGCAATTTGGCCTGAAGCTTGACTTGAAAACTCACAAGGCGTACCGGGAAGGTCAGGAGATCTCTTTGAGTGCCAAGGAATTCGCTCTTCTTGAGCTATTCATGTTACACCCCAATCACATCCTGACCCGCCAGGCGATTTCAGAGCATTTGTGGGACATGAACTTTGATCCCCGCAGCAATGTCATCGAGTCATTCGTTCGCTTTCTACGCAAGAAGATCGACCATGGGTTCAAACACCCGCTGATTCACACAGAGAGAGGGGCTGGATATATTTTCTCCGACGCGAATGCAAATAGTGAAAAGAATGACCATGACTCTTAG
- a CDS encoding ATP-binding protein, translating to MEFAAEFEDQWEDKEFPVSSEIEAIVGRQWKDVQVQLCDTLGHLLFSRGELPPISQKWREKALSNQYSFQDISIKNEWFRQLVRPVEEDERVGFVLAVAMPATDVEERLADLTSVLLLSVVLALLVSSLSVYHFTGKSFRPVSRMVDAAEKISASTLDQRLDLPSVQDEVHRLAVALNAMMDRIEDAFKSQRQFVADASHELRTPLTVICSELEFLKRRLNDQESSESINSSLKEVDRMTRLVQQLLLLARIDARKLTMDYHPVRLDELIADCVQLEKAIAANKNVGISVQISDVVETNADREHLQRALINVLDNAVKFSPEGGEVAIRLQRDSDVASMTISDQGPGIKNSESEEVFKRFYRSPQSRREYEGSGLGLSIARDLIEAHGGSVYIVQSDSSGTTVKIAIPIRQSSNATDISQ from the coding sequence GTGGAGTTTGCGGCTGAGTTCGAAGATCAGTGGGAGGATAAGGAGTTCCCCGTAAGTAGTGAAATAGAGGCAATTGTCGGCCGTCAATGGAAGGATGTACAAGTCCAACTTTGCGATACACTAGGGCACTTGCTCTTTTCACGGGGCGAATTGCCTCCGATATCTCAGAAATGGCGTGAAAAAGCACTATCGAATCAGTACTCATTTCAAGACATAAGCATTAAGAACGAGTGGTTCCGCCAGTTAGTCAGACCAGTTGAAGAAGACGAGCGGGTTGGGTTTGTACTTGCCGTTGCGATGCCTGCAACTGATGTTGAAGAGCGGCTCGCCGATCTAACAAGTGTTCTTCTGCTGAGTGTCGTCTTAGCGTTACTAGTCTCTTCTCTATCTGTCTACCATTTTACCGGCAAGTCCTTTCGTCCGGTGAGCCGGATGGTAGACGCCGCTGAGAAGATCTCGGCTTCAACTCTTGACCAGCGACTCGATCTACCTTCAGTGCAAGATGAAGTTCACCGCCTCGCTGTTGCCCTTAATGCCATGATGGATCGAATCGAAGATGCGTTTAAGAGCCAACGCCAATTTGTCGCCGACGCTTCCCATGAATTGCGCACACCGCTTACTGTCATTTGCAGCGAGTTGGAATTCCTGAAACGACGTCTTAACGACCAGGAGTCATCGGAGAGTATCAATTCTTCACTGAAGGAAGTTGACCGAATGACACGCCTGGTACAGCAGTTGCTGCTCCTGGCAAGGATTGATGCACGGAAATTGACCATGGACTATCACCCGGTCAGACTTGACGAACTAATTGCCGATTGTGTGCAACTGGAAAAAGCAATCGCAGCCAACAAGAATGTTGGGATATCCGTTCAGATAAGCGATGTGGTAGAGACAAATGCGGATCGCGAACACCTGCAACGGGCCCTTATCAACGTACTTGATAATGCTGTAAAATTCTCGCCCGAAGGGGGTGAGGTCGCGATCAGACTCCAACGAGATTCGGACGTGGCTAGTATGACAATCAGCGATCAGGGGCCGGGTATAAAAAACTCTGAAAGCGAGGAAGTCTTCAAGAGATTTTACCGCTCTCCCCAGAGCCGCCGTGAATACGAAGGCAGTGGGCTTGGCTTAAGCATTGCGCGTGATTTGATAGAAGCCCACGGAGGGTCAGTGTATATTGTTCAGTCAGATTCAAGCGGTACCACCGTGAAGATAGCGATTCCCATTCGCCAATCCAGCAACGCAACCGATATATCACAATGA
- a CDS encoding alpha/beta fold hydrolase encodes MNTKTNRLSVRYKRSGIRTLCVALLIALSLCVVNPALGQANDPDNIQVGSKPWYELNMMDDSILDQTLLFYLAMTYSGQADIGECLETASRVKPADPDSWPREWTATANRLRNLAVSAEKDGHTVSAGELYLRSATYYTAALHRHNDPRAPMIMENTRAASASFRKALELLKLPAEPVEIPYENTTLPGYFFQSPLVKGPAPVLIVHQGRDGWAIHDKYMADAAVKRGYHCLLFDGPGQGETLRLQGLVFRPDWENVITPVVDYLLTRTDVDPDRIGLMGVSMGGSLAPRAVAFEKRIKVCIADPGVLAWKDVIYGFLGQFDSELTNLWKSDSDKFNTRIAEISAQMPLVKWGINDEMWKHGSTSPAEWVAETSAYSNREIVTDITCKMLIMDGAADEWSQGKALYDALICPKDYMMFGADGPGSQHCQVGAQAWSSECIFDWLDKNL; translated from the coding sequence ATGAACACGAAAACAAATAGACTTAGCGTGAGATACAAACGATCCGGCATTCGCACCCTTTGTGTAGCGCTGTTAATAGCTCTCAGTCTGTGCGTTGTCAATCCGGCACTAGGCCAGGCGAACGATCCTGATAACATCCAGGTCGGTTCCAAACCATGGTATGAACTCAACATGATGGATGACTCGATTCTCGATCAGACGCTTCTTTTCTATCTTGCGATGACATACTCCGGTCAGGCCGATATCGGCGAGTGTCTCGAAACAGCTTCACGAGTAAAACCGGCCGATCCCGATTCCTGGCCGCGTGAATGGACGGCAACAGCAAATCGCCTTAGAAATCTGGCGGTTTCTGCGGAAAAGGACGGACATACTGTAAGCGCCGGTGAGCTATATTTGCGAAGCGCTACATACTACACCGCTGCGTTGCACCGGCACAATGACCCGCGAGCTCCGATGATCATGGAAAACACGCGCGCCGCATCCGCCTCATTTCGGAAGGCTCTCGAACTCCTGAAACTTCCTGCTGAACCTGTGGAGATTCCATACGAGAACACAACGCTCCCTGGTTATTTCTTTCAGTCGCCGCTGGTTAAGGGGCCGGCGCCCGTATTGATTGTCCATCAGGGGCGCGATGGATGGGCGATTCACGACAAGTACATGGCCGATGCTGCCGTCAAACGAGGATATCACTGTCTGTTGTTCGATGGCCCGGGGCAGGGAGAAACACTCCGACTCCAGGGATTGGTTTTTCGCCCTGACTGGGAAAACGTCATCACGCCGGTTGTCGACTACCTTCTGACGCGAACGGATGTCGATCCCGATCGGATCGGACTCATGGGTGTGAGTATGGGAGGATCGTTGGCTCCCCGAGCCGTGGCTTTCGAGAAGCGCATCAAGGTTTGTATCGCTGATCCCGGCGTGCTGGCATGGAAAGATGTGATTTACGGATTTTTGGGGCAATTTGATTCTGAACTGACTAATCTCTGGAAGTCTGATTCGGATAAATTCAACACCCGGATTGCTGAAATTTCAGCACAGATGCCCTTGGTCAAATGGGGTATCAATGACGAGATGTGGAAACACGGCTCAACGTCTCCTGCCGAGTGGGTAGCTGAAACTTCAGCCTACTCCAATCGCGAGATTGTCACCGATATCACGTGCAAAATGCTCATAATGGACGGCGCCGCCGATGAGTGGAGTCAGGGAAAAGCTCTGTACGACGCTCTAATTTGCCCCAAGGATTATATGATGTTTGGAGCTGACGGTCCCGGCTCGCAACATTGCCAGGTCGGTGCTCAGGCATGGTCTTCCGAGTGTATTTTTGATTGGCTGGACAAGAACCTGTAA
- a CDS encoding FG-GAP-like repeat-containing protein: MKISAHVCFVILILTLVFAICFISIAAGAMQPGGSTPSRIITTLLKIETCGADQTKDGFCFNEPSYDVVITNPTSVISVDLDGSVDHDLSIANVGDSDISLLTKVGDENFLAASSYDVGNRPRTVASGDSNNGVDVNLASVKNDFSDETMLLNQSSNQSTPQIVSLSPAQNAINVPIDANIAVTFNTDMNPSSFDSSTIVMYSRYCGFIHGAIAYDSLTKTMIFDPTDDFGAGEIIRCVLTTGIVSASGIHPSLSCVFSFTVETLNGDMKFVTDTAYAGRADYDVVSVDLNNDGLIDQASVGLNWDSVHIALNSTLNPGSYGLISSYSVSGEPKSITSGDFDGDGDVDLAVVRQGGVLIMDNDGTASFTLHSQSVGDGVRSICTGDFDGDGCIDLALGLQGSIAVLYNACDGMVNSFELVFDDMGSPAGSAEDVLSVDVDNDMDLDLVMVFDVGNPSPNHGFFNTYLNRGDGTRVNPFDQGYGGSFGQDARWGCVGDINNDNYIDVVVANLWCGDSTVSVFLNAGSVNPGFYQAGVAYVTDTLPGSASRVVALSDFDNDGDLDMAVGNGTGNLGILSNNGAGVFALDTLITAGVGYAIDAGDWDNDGDVDLVTTPSSLQVFLQGCFDSDGDGYGDPGHIENECPDDNCPDVFNPDQLDTNGDGIGDACQLQHTLIVESSPENGVPITVSPDNCPGGTTTPFSCDYVDGIEVTLTAPSTSGVNTFQKWQMDGEDWGFSTTSPIVTMDDDHLVIAVYDFVLPLVVSHSPGSNELNVSRSTLITATFNTDMNPATINANTFAVIGNTMGFVQGLITYDNGTRIATFTPNEEFPAGENVTVVLTTSIESSSGSVLEQPCYWSFMTAVGSTSGYFGASVGVPTGVTSVDVELADFNSDDYIDIVHVGPEGYISVVLSDGVGWFESYVLYEVTDGQVMLDATTGDFDGENGIDIAVMRTISPSSGSRITLLLNDGSGSFSVEPSFLVPGLGRGEISTTDFNADGVADLVFGTQTYNPGPPGTFWGKFAILLGNGDATFSASTYGIHSWSDVSGVWVGDVDGDGLVDVLAGYANLSTTAVYYGDDSGSWTWGTDLATLYVGEIQLADFDGDYDVDIQAFGFGSHGFIGGHNGRFQFFDNIGGREFVENPNYVDVSAWANAGTVGDVDGDGDIDLLYTIGGPSYYAGLMHIVRNFGDFDFQDIDQTYWISPGPCDIAVADCNNDGALDIFTGYAYNCSVYITRNSDCFDTDGDTYGDPNHPENECPDDNCPYTYNPDQNPDACVFSESTLAGEDSETDLGIVSLVFSSVTQDGTSEMIVSSVGPEMEGSGFLVVPAMAPMYYDVSTDAAYDGTVEICVYYDDTLFNPEQEAILCLLHHNGVGWINISSSLDTNSNTICGYTSTLSPFALAIHDSYSCGDINADGVGPDITDLVFLVTYMFQGGPEPPLMELCDVDGNGAEVPDIADLVYLVSYMFQNGSPLQCP; the protein is encoded by the coding sequence ATGAAGATCAGTGCTCATGTCTGCTTTGTTATTCTGATCCTAACACTTGTGTTTGCGATCTGTTTTATATCAATAGCTGCAGGTGCAATGCAGCCAGGCGGAAGTACCCCCTCACGAATTATTACAACACTCTTAAAAATTGAAACATGTGGGGCAGATCAGACCAAGGATGGCTTCTGCTTTAATGAGCCAAGTTACGATGTAGTCATAACTAATCCTACATCAGTGATCTCTGTCGATCTGGATGGGAGTGTGGATCATGACCTGTCAATTGCTAATGTTGGAGACAGCGATATCTCATTGTTGACAAAAGTCGGGGACGAAAACTTTTTGGCTGCCAGTAGCTATGATGTCGGTAACCGACCGAGAACAGTTGCTTCAGGTGACTCCAATAATGGCGTGGATGTCAATTTAGCCTCAGTAAAAAACGATTTCAGTGATGAAACTATGTTGTTAAATCAGAGCAGTAACCAATCCACCCCACAGATAGTGTCCCTGTCACCGGCTCAGAATGCGATTAATGTACCTATTGATGCGAATATCGCCGTAACCTTTAATACCGATATGAATCCGTCATCTTTCGACAGTTCAACCATTGTCATGTACTCACGCTACTGTGGATTCATCCATGGCGCTATCGCATATGATTCCTTAACGAAAACGATGATCTTTGATCCAACTGACGATTTTGGCGCTGGAGAGATAATACGCTGCGTATTGACAACAGGGATTGTTTCTGCCAGCGGAATACATCCTTCTCTGAGCTGTGTATTCTCATTCACTGTTGAAACCTTAAATGGTGACATGAAGTTTGTTACGGATACAGCCTACGCAGGTAGAGCAGACTATGACGTAGTTAGTGTTGACTTGAATAACGATGGTTTGATCGACCAGGCTTCAGTCGGTTTGAATTGGGACTCTGTTCACATAGCGTTGAACAGCACTCTCAATCCGGGTTCATATGGACTAATCAGTAGTTACTCCGTCTCTGGCGAACCCAAATCGATCACCTCAGGCGATTTTGACGGAGACGGTGACGTCGATCTAGCTGTTGTGCGACAGGGCGGTGTACTGATCATGGATAATGATGGTACCGCGAGTTTCACGCTTCATTCCCAGAGTGTAGGTGATGGAGTCAGGTCTATATGTACAGGAGATTTCGACGGTGATGGTTGTATTGATCTGGCTCTTGGATTACAAGGATCGATTGCGGTTCTTTATAATGCATGCGATGGTATGGTTAATTCATTCGAGCTCGTCTTTGATGATATGGGAAGTCCCGCTGGATCAGCCGAAGATGTCCTTTCGGTAGATGTGGACAATGATATGGATCTTGATCTTGTTATGGTGTTTGATGTTGGCAACCCATCACCGAATCATGGGTTCTTCAACACTTATCTCAACAGAGGCGACGGTACAAGGGTTAATCCCTTTGATCAAGGTTATGGCGGAAGCTTTGGTCAGGACGCCAGATGGGGATGTGTTGGAGATATTAACAACGACAATTATATTGATGTAGTTGTCGCAAATCTTTGGTGTGGCGATTCTACTGTATCAGTGTTCCTGAATGCGGGGTCGGTGAATCCAGGATTCTACCAAGCAGGCGTGGCATACGTCACTGACACACTTCCTGGTTCTGCTTCACGAGTGGTTGCCTTGTCCGACTTTGACAATGACGGTGACTTGGACATGGCCGTGGGAAACGGAACAGGTAACCTGGGTATCTTATCGAATAATGGAGCTGGCGTATTCGCTCTGGATACTCTTATAACAGCTGGTGTTGGTTATGCAATTGATGCAGGTGACTGGGATAACGATGGTGATGTGGACCTTGTCACTACTCCCAGTAGCCTACAGGTATTCCTTCAAGGTTGCTTTGATTCGGACGGGGATGGTTATGGAGACCCTGGCCATATCGAAAATGAGTGTCCCGATGACAATTGTCCAGATGTCTTCAATCCCGACCAGCTCGACACCAATGGAGACGGAATCGGAGATGCGTGCCAACTTCAACATACTCTGATTGTGGAGTCGAGTCCAGAGAATGGAGTTCCGATAACAGTATCTCCAGACAACTGCCCTGGTGGAACAACAACCCCGTTTTCGTGTGACTATGTCGATGGGATAGAGGTGACACTAACAGCTCCTTCAACTTCTGGAGTGAATACATTCCAGAAGTGGCAGATGGATGGAGAAGATTGGGGATTCAGTACCACGAGTCCAATCGTGACGATGGACGATGATCACTTGGTGATTGCAGTGTATGACTTTGTGTTACCGCTGGTGGTCTCACACTCACCTGGCTCGAATGAGCTCAATGTGTCCCGATCAACTCTGATTACAGCCACTTTCAACACTGACATGAATCCCGCAACGATAAACGCGAACACGTTTGCAGTAATCGGCAACACCATGGGATTTGTCCAAGGTCTGATTACATATGACAACGGAACCCGTATTGCCACTTTTACACCAAATGAGGAGTTCCCTGCTGGTGAAAACGTGACTGTAGTTCTGACAACGAGTATCGAGTCGTCAAGTGGTTCCGTCCTTGAGCAACCCTGCTATTGGTCATTCATGACTGCAGTTGGAAGCACGTCTGGTTACTTCGGCGCATCCGTTGGAGTCCCGACCGGTGTCACAAGTGTCGATGTAGAGCTTGCAGATTTCAATAGTGACGACTACATCGACATCGTTCATGTCGGACCGGAAGGTTATATCTCGGTTGTTCTAAGCGATGGTGTTGGATGGTTTGAATCCTATGTTCTTTATGAAGTTACCGATGGTCAGGTCATGTTAGACGCAACTACTGGAGACTTTGATGGCGAGAATGGAATAGATATCGCAGTAATGAGGACAATATCCCCTTCAAGCGGTTCTCGAATTACCTTGTTGCTGAATGATGGCAGCGGATCCTTCAGCGTTGAGCCTTCATTCTTGGTCCCCGGATTGGGGAGAGGGGAGATTTCTACGACAGATTTCAACGCAGACGGCGTTGCTGACTTGGTGTTCGGCACTCAGACCTATAATCCAGGTCCCCCAGGCACGTTTTGGGGGAAGTTCGCTATTCTTCTGGGAAACGGAGATGCAACATTCTCGGCATCGACTTACGGGATTCATAGTTGGTCGGACGTTTCCGGGGTTTGGGTTGGTGACGTCGATGGCGACGGACTCGTTGATGTTCTGGCCGGATATGCGAACCTTTCCACAACAGCCGTATATTATGGCGATGACTCAGGTTCCTGGACTTGGGGTACAGACCTTGCAACTCTGTATGTAGGTGAAATCCAGCTAGCGGATTTCGATGGTGATTACGACGTTGACATCCAGGCTTTTGGCTTTGGGAGCCATGGGTTCATTGGCGGACATAATGGCAGGTTCCAGTTCTTCGACAATATTGGCGGACGGGAATTCGTTGAGAATCCCAACTATGTTGATGTTAGTGCTTGGGCTAATGCAGGTACGGTTGGCGATGTTGACGGTGACGGAGACATTGATTTGCTATATACAATTGGCGGACCTTCATATTATGCTGGCTTGATGCACATTGTCAGAAACTTCGGTGATTTCGATTTTCAGGATATTGATCAAACGTATTGGATATCCCCAGGGCCGTGCGATATAGCCGTTGCAGATTGTAACAATGACGGAGCTCTGGATATATTCACGGGCTACGCGTACAATTGCTCCGTATACATTACAAGGAACTCTGACTGTTTCGATACTGACGGTGATACGTACGGCGACCCAAATCATCCCGAAAACGAGTGCCCTGATGACAACTGCCCATACACATATAATCCCGATCAAAATCCTGATGCTTGTGTATTCTCAGAATCTACATTAGCAGGTGAGGACTCGGAAACCGACTTGGGTATTGTGAGCCTAGTTTTCAGCAGTGTTACACAGGATGGTACATCAGAGATGATAGTATCCAGTGTGGGACCGGAAATGGAGGGAAGCGGCTTCTTGGTTGTTCCCGCAATGGCACCGATGTACTACGATGTTTCTACTGACGCTGCTTACGATGGGACTGTAGAGATATGTGTATACTATGATGATACACTGTTCAATCCCGAGCAGGAGGCGATTCTCTGCTTATTGCATCATAATGGTGTCGGATGGATTAACATCTCAAGTTCACTCGACACGAATTCAAATACGATCTGTGGTTATACATCAACCCTATCTCCATTTGCCTTAGCGATACACGACTCTTACAGTTGTGGTGATATTAATGCTGATGGCGTTGGTCCAGACATCACGGATTTGGTATTTTTGGTCACATATATGTTCCAAGGGGGACCGGAGCCACCTCTCATGGAGCTGTGCGACGTGGATGGAAACGGTGCAGAGGTGCCAGACATCGCTGATCTTGTCTATCTGGTATCATATATGTTCCAAAACGGCTCGCCATTGCAATGTCCATAG